Proteins encoded within one genomic window of Amycolatopsis sp. 2-15:
- the ligD gene encoding non-homologous end-joining DNA ligase, producing MTTPGWREPTLATLTDRRFSDAGWMFERKLDGVRAICVRDGGTPTLYSRNHKVMDNAYPELVEALDRQGGPRFVADGEIVAFDGDNTSFAALQPRIHLTDPARARATGVRVYYYLFDLLHFDGHDATPLPLRERKALLKDAFEFTDPLRLSAHRNTDGEKFFEEACRRGWEGVIAKRADAPYHSGRSADWLKFKCAQGQELVVGGFTDPQGARHGFGALLLGYYDGDELRYAGKVGTGFDEKLLASLHDQLRELETGRSPFADAVREQGTHWVRPELVAQIGFSEWTRDGRLRHPRFLGLRDDKKPADVVREKP from the coding sequence ATGACCACCCCAGGCTGGCGGGAACCGACCCTCGCGACGTTGACCGACCGCCGGTTCTCCGACGCGGGCTGGATGTTCGAGCGCAAGCTCGACGGCGTCCGCGCCATCTGCGTGCGCGACGGCGGCACGCCGACGCTCTACTCGCGCAACCACAAGGTCATGGACAACGCCTACCCGGAGCTCGTCGAGGCGCTCGACCGCCAAGGTGGCCCGCGGTTCGTGGCGGACGGGGAGATCGTGGCGTTCGACGGCGACAACACCAGCTTCGCCGCATTGCAGCCGCGGATCCACCTCACGGATCCGGCACGGGCGCGGGCAACCGGGGTGCGCGTGTACTACTACCTGTTCGACCTGCTGCACTTCGACGGGCACGACGCCACGCCGTTGCCACTGCGGGAACGCAAGGCACTCCTGAAGGACGCGTTCGAGTTCACGGATCCGCTGCGGTTGTCGGCGCACCGCAACACCGACGGGGAGAAGTTCTTCGAGGAGGCCTGCCGGCGCGGTTGGGAGGGCGTGATCGCGAAGCGGGCCGACGCGCCGTACCACTCGGGAAGGTCGGCGGACTGGCTGAAGTTCAAGTGCGCCCAGGGCCAGGAGCTCGTGGTCGGCGGGTTCACCGACCCGCAAGGCGCGCGGCACGGCTTCGGCGCGTTGCTGCTGGGCTACTACGACGGCGACGAGCTGCGGTACGCCGGCAAGGTCGGCACCGGGTTCGACGAGAAGCTGCTGGCGTCGCTGCACGATCAGCTGCGCGAGCTCGAGACGGGCCGGTCGCCGTTCGCGGATGCCGTGCGTGAGCAGGGGACGCACTGGGTGCGGCCGGAGCTGGTGGCGCAGATCGGGTTCTCCGAGTGGACGCGCGACGGGCGACTGCGGCACCCGCGGTTCCTGGGCCTGCGCGACGACAAGAAGCCGGCCGACGTGGTGCGGGAGAAGCCGTGA
- a CDS encoding phosphatase PAP2 family protein: MNNRVLSIAWRLVAAVLLVVATGVTYLLLVRTESGQEADQRALETFDPSFTRASGEVPLPLEVPAPVLFTLALMLVVVIGLVRRAYRRTAAAVGLMVAVAGFAQLLKVALDRPNLAERIHSTSNSFPSGHVTVAAMSVFALLLVLPRVGRFVAAPLGVAWIVAVGVSTLTVGWHRPSDCLGGFFLAAAGYALASACVVERRGPRLPADATTVVLATPQPAPGHPDRQPFSVPR; the protein is encoded by the coding sequence GTGAACAACCGAGTGCTCAGCATCGCCTGGCGGCTGGTGGCCGCCGTCCTCCTCGTCGTGGCGACGGGGGTGACGTACTTGCTGCTGGTCCGCACGGAGTCCGGCCAGGAGGCCGACCAGCGGGCCCTGGAGACGTTCGACCCGTCGTTCACCCGCGCGTCGGGGGAGGTGCCGCTGCCGCTGGAGGTTCCGGCGCCGGTGCTGTTCACCCTCGCGCTCATGCTGGTCGTGGTGATCGGCCTGGTGCGGCGCGCGTACCGGCGCACGGCGGCGGCCGTCGGGCTCATGGTGGCGGTCGCGGGCTTCGCGCAGCTGCTCAAGGTCGCCCTCGACCGGCCGAACCTGGCCGAGCGCATCCACTCCACCAGCAACAGCTTCCCCAGCGGCCACGTGACGGTGGCCGCGATGAGTGTGTTCGCGCTGCTGCTCGTGCTGCCGCGGGTGGGGCGGTTCGTGGCGGCGCCGCTGGGCGTGGCGTGGATCGTCGCGGTCGGCGTCTCGACGCTCACCGTCGGCTGGCACCGCCCCAGCGACTGCCTCGGCGGCTTCTTCCTCGCGGCGGCCGGCTACGCGCTGGCCTCGGCGTGCGTGGTCGAGCGCCGCGGCCCGCGGCTGCCCGCCGACGCCACGACCGTCGTCCTCGCCACGCCGCAGCCGGCGCCCGGGCACCCGGACCGGCAGCCGTTCTCCGTGCCGCGCTGA
- a CDS encoding DUF5313 family protein, giving the protein MVTPRPGPIRWLRYVYGARLPDEYRPWVLHDATARTWVLRFALRVFFEALPWLTAAFLLLVFLTPLPAGLVLLGLLMALVLGLFLTLGSADELAEVRLAKHGYPPGTGKAVRKRRGGAATWP; this is encoded by the coding sequence ATGGTGACCCCACGACCAGGTCCGATCCGGTGGCTGCGCTACGTCTACGGCGCTCGGCTGCCCGACGAGTACCGCCCGTGGGTGCTGCACGACGCGACCGCCCGAACGTGGGTGCTGAGGTTCGCGCTCCGCGTGTTCTTCGAGGCGCTGCCGTGGCTCACCGCCGCGTTCCTGCTGCTGGTGTTCCTCACGCCGCTGCCCGCGGGCCTGGTGCTGCTCGGGCTGCTCATGGCCCTGGTCCTGGGCCTGTTCCTCACCCTCGGCAGCGCCGACGAGCTCGCTGAAGTGCGTCTGGCCAAGCACGGCTACCCACCGGGCACCGGCAAAGCAGTCCGCAAACGCCGAGGCGGGGCCGCCACCTGGCCGTGA
- the ligD gene encoding non-homologous end-joining DNA ligase: protein MIEVSHPDKVFYPEDGLTKGDVVEHYRAVADVMLPHLRGRPLTLRRYPDGIDGQGWFQKHPGEHFPEWLRVERVPRRGGGTDEYVVCDDTDALVYLAGQGTVEFHVWLSTVEKPEQPDRLVLDLDPPDGTPVARLREVARKIRGQYEKAGLTAFVQATGGRGFHVLAPLDARSDTDVVLELARTLADRVAEEDPDHLTTAQRKDSRGDRIFLDANRNGYAQTFVAPYSLRARPGAAAATPLDWRELGKADPDGWPPAKQKQRLARKADPWRDLAKHAGSAEAALASLE from the coding sequence GTGATCGAAGTTTCCCATCCCGACAAGGTGTTCTACCCCGAGGACGGGCTCACCAAGGGCGACGTCGTCGAGCACTACCGCGCGGTGGCCGACGTGATGCTGCCGCACCTGCGCGGGCGGCCGCTGACGTTGCGGCGCTACCCCGACGGCATCGACGGGCAGGGCTGGTTCCAGAAGCACCCCGGCGAGCACTTCCCGGAGTGGCTGCGCGTCGAACGGGTGCCGCGGCGCGGCGGGGGCACGGACGAGTACGTGGTCTGCGACGACACCGACGCCCTCGTCTACCTCGCCGGCCAGGGGACGGTGGAGTTCCACGTGTGGCTGTCCACCGTGGAGAAACCGGAGCAGCCGGACCGGCTCGTGCTCGACCTCGACCCGCCGGACGGCACGCCGGTGGCCCGCCTGCGCGAGGTGGCGCGCAAGATCCGCGGCCAGTACGAGAAAGCGGGCCTCACCGCCTTCGTGCAGGCGACCGGCGGCCGCGGCTTCCACGTGCTCGCCCCGCTCGACGCCCGCTCGGACACCGACGTCGTGCTGGAACTCGCCCGCACGCTCGCCGACCGCGTGGCCGAGGAAGACCCGGACCACCTCACCACCGCGCAGCGCAAGGACAGCCGCGGCGACCGGATTTTCCTCGACGCCAACCGCAACGGCTACGCCCAGACGTTCGTCGCGCCGTACTCCCTGCGCGCCCGCCCCGGCGCGGCGGCCGCGACGCCGCTCGACTGGCGCGAGCTCGGCAAGGCGGATCCGGACGGATGGCCACCGGCCAAACAAAAGCAACGCTTGGCGCGCAAGGCCGACCCGTGGCGGGACCTGGCGAAGCACGCGGGCTCGGCGGAGGCAGCGCTCGCTTCGCTGGAGTAA
- a CDS encoding nucleotidyltransferase domain-containing protein, whose product MTVPARHREFLDDVLPKIRRDQRVAGVAVGGSIAHGEPDEYSDVDIVVVVDDDAFEAVLAERFALIGSWAHLVAAFTGEHVGEPRLVITLTGPRLLHVDFKFVRVADFGERTSDPKIRWERDGALTRALAAAPPAKEPLDEQWLEDRFWVWVHYAATKLGRGELYDVLGFLAFLRETVLGPLIAARAGLPPRGVRRLEFAAPDAARELQATVCGYDAKEAAAAVLASVELYRRWRGDVERRDRAEELAVRYLAGVVSAGGR is encoded by the coding sequence ATGACCGTTCCCGCGCGGCACCGCGAGTTCCTCGACGACGTGCTCCCGAAGATCCGCCGTGACCAGCGCGTGGCCGGGGTGGCTGTCGGCGGCTCGATCGCCCACGGTGAGCCCGACGAATACTCCGATGTGGACATTGTCGTGGTCGTCGACGACGACGCGTTCGAAGCGGTGCTGGCCGAGAGATTCGCGTTGATCGGCTCGTGGGCCCACCTCGTCGCGGCCTTCACCGGCGAGCACGTCGGCGAACCGCGGCTGGTCATCACCCTGACCGGGCCGCGCCTGCTGCATGTGGACTTCAAGTTCGTGCGCGTGGCGGACTTCGGCGAGCGGACGAGCGACCCGAAGATCCGGTGGGAACGCGACGGAGCGCTGACCCGGGCCCTCGCCGCCGCGCCGCCGGCCAAGGAGCCGCTGGACGAGCAGTGGCTCGAAGACCGCTTCTGGGTCTGGGTCCACTACGCGGCGACGAAACTCGGGCGCGGCGAGCTGTACGACGTCCTCGGGTTCCTGGCTTTCCTGCGGGAAACGGTGCTGGGACCGCTGATCGCCGCGCGCGCCGGCCTGCCGCCCCGGGGTGTGCGCCGGCTGGAGTTCGCCGCCCCGGACGCGGCGCGCGAGCTGCAGGCCACCGTCTGCGGCTACGACGCGAAGGAGGCCGCGGCGGCGGTGCTGGCGAGCGTCGAGCTCTACCGGCGCTGGCGTGGCGACGTCGAACGGCGTGACCGGGCCGAGGAGCTCGCGGTGCGGTACCTCGCCGGTGTCGTGTCAGCGGGTGGCAGGTAG
- a CDS encoding dihydrodipicolinate synthase family protein, whose product MKSLDLRGLVPACVTPFTESGDVDHEALAVHGRWLAGLPGVKGIVCNGHAGEGASMTETERGDVVKTLVDAVEGKQPIITGVISDGSRVAGEEAKRYGEAGAAGVLLYPAHSWLRFGFQPGAAADRYRIVGEISGLPQILFQYPDVTKASYNLSEQLKIAELDSVFAIKNGVRNMRRWDTEVPVLRKEFPDLQILTCHDEYLLHTMFDVDGALVGYGALAPEGMWELLQAGKRRDYPAARAVHDRLLPLTKAVYHRGSHMEGSVALKLGLVQRGVIPNAYVRSPLLPLAPEADDEVAAALAHAGLGKVL is encoded by the coding sequence ATGAAGTCTCTCGACCTGCGCGGCCTCGTCCCGGCGTGCGTCACCCCGTTCACCGAGAGCGGCGACGTCGACCACGAGGCCCTGGCCGTGCACGGGCGCTGGCTCGCCGGCCTGCCGGGCGTCAAGGGCATCGTGTGCAACGGCCACGCCGGCGAAGGCGCCAGCATGACCGAGACCGAGCGCGGCGACGTGGTGAAAACCCTGGTCGACGCCGTGGAGGGCAAGCAGCCGATCATCACCGGCGTGATCAGCGACGGCAGCCGCGTCGCGGGTGAAGAGGCCAAGCGCTACGGCGAGGCCGGCGCGGCGGGCGTGCTGCTCTACCCCGCCCACAGCTGGCTGCGCTTCGGCTTCCAGCCCGGCGCCGCCGCGGACCGCTACCGCATCGTCGGCGAGATCTCCGGCCTGCCGCAGATCCTGTTCCAGTACCCGGACGTGACCAAGGCCAGCTACAACCTCTCCGAGCAGCTCAAGATCGCCGAGCTCGACTCCGTGTTCGCGATCAAGAACGGCGTGCGCAACATGCGCCGCTGGGACACCGAGGTCCCGGTGCTGCGCAAGGAGTTCCCCGACCTGCAGATCCTCACCTGCCACGACGAGTACCTGCTGCACACGATGTTCGACGTCGACGGCGCGCTCGTCGGCTACGGCGCTCTGGCGCCCGAGGGCATGTGGGAGCTGCTGCAGGCCGGCAAGCGCCGCGACTACCCGGCGGCGCGCGCGGTGCACGACCGGCTGCTGCCGCTGACCAAGGCCGTGTACCACCGCGGTTCGCACATGGAGGGCAGCGTCGCGCTGAAGCTGGGCCTGGTGCAGCGCGGGGTCATCCCCAACGCCTACGTGCGCTCGCCGCTGCTTCCGCTCGCACCGGAGGCCGACGACGAGGTCGCCGCCGCGCTGGCCCACGCCGGTCTCGGCAAGGTGCTCTGA
- a CDS encoding MFS transporter: protein MTAVSAEAPPRTGSRRELRFILVFAFLGSLFDGAELNLVGYPLTYLSGSLHVSTVTLVSVATFQGFASIAGGFLFGWLGDTLGRRRTYAISVLAFGIAAVLGGLAPNFGTFLVTRLLAGLGMGGLFGLSFSMFTECWKTTRRGTMGGLIQSMYFLGEIVTVGVLYACLSWFGNDLGWRTGYVVIGVVSVVIGLAAFRLLPESRHWLEYQRRLREGTLPPELRRTRVPILDVFRSKVVYGSVIFMVLSTAMFLTTNSVGVYLSTYLLKVQHLPLGTASGVVLIGYVFTILAYSATGALSDLVRRKYAFLASCVFGVAGFGWFLGQVLSGTDHVSSSFWGDATFWALMWSAAACGGFGVLGVWMSEYYPTRIRSTGANSSYYVGRGLGAGVYPLFALTLAGGGIPLALALGILGPLAGIVFSAIAPDRTGRDIVAIE from the coding sequence ATGACCGCTGTGTCAGCAGAGGCACCACCGAGAACCGGGTCCCGCCGGGAGCTGCGGTTCATCCTCGTGTTCGCGTTCCTCGGCTCGTTGTTCGACGGCGCAGAGCTCAACCTCGTCGGCTACCCGCTCACCTACCTGTCCGGCTCGCTGCACGTGTCCACGGTGACGCTGGTGAGCGTGGCGACGTTCCAGGGTTTCGCCTCGATCGCGGGCGGGTTCCTGTTCGGCTGGCTCGGCGACACACTGGGGCGCCGCCGCACCTACGCGATCTCCGTGCTCGCGTTCGGCATCGCCGCCGTGCTCGGCGGGCTGGCGCCGAACTTCGGGACGTTCCTGGTCACCCGGCTGCTGGCCGGGCTCGGCATGGGCGGCCTGTTCGGCCTGTCGTTCTCGATGTTCACCGAGTGCTGGAAAACCACCCGCCGCGGCACGATGGGTGGCCTGATCCAGTCGATGTACTTCCTCGGCGAGATCGTGACCGTCGGCGTGCTCTACGCGTGCCTGTCCTGGTTCGGCAACGACCTGGGCTGGCGCACGGGTTACGTCGTGATCGGCGTGGTGAGCGTGGTCATCGGGCTCGCGGCGTTCCGGCTGCTGCCGGAGTCGCGCCACTGGCTCGAGTACCAACGGCGGCTGCGTGAAGGCACGCTGCCGCCCGAGCTGCGGCGCACGCGCGTGCCGATCCTGGACGTGTTCCGCTCGAAGGTGGTCTACGGCAGCGTGATCTTCATGGTGTTGTCCACGGCCATGTTCCTCACGACCAACTCCGTCGGCGTGTACCTGTCCACTTACCTGCTGAAGGTGCAGCACCTGCCGCTGGGCACGGCGAGCGGCGTGGTGCTGATCGGTTACGTGTTCACAATCCTCGCGTACTCGGCGACGGGCGCGCTGTCGGACCTGGTGCGGCGCAAGTACGCGTTCCTGGCCAGCTGCGTGTTCGGCGTGGCCGGCTTCGGCTGGTTCCTCGGCCAGGTCCTGAGCGGCACGGACCACGTGAGCTCGTCCTTCTGGGGCGACGCCACGTTCTGGGCGCTCATGTGGTCGGCCGCGGCCTGCGGCGGCTTCGGCGTGCTGGGCGTGTGGATGTCGGAGTACTACCCGACGCGCATCCGGTCCACGGGCGCGAACAGCAGCTATTACGTCGGCCGCGGCCTCGGTGCCGGCGTGTACCCGCTTTTCGCGCTGACGCTGGCGGGCGGCGGTATTCCGCTCGCGTTGGCACTGGGCATTCTGGGGCCGTTGGCGGGTATTGTTTTCTCCGCGATTGCGCCCGACCGAACGGGACGCGACATCGTCGCCATCGAATAG
- a CDS encoding LacI family DNA-binding transcriptional regulator produces the protein MSERTPESTREPGARPTISDVALAAGVSKSTVSRALNPEHRFFRSPSAARIREIAEGVGYEPNPVAANLRRRQTNTFGVLVPRLTDTVMAMFYEEVASACTRRGYHALVATSHDEPELERENGRMLLGRRVDGLILTTARTEGGFCQELLERAVPHVLAMRTFGDSAAAVGDDRLGGYLATRHLLDLGHRRIALVAGPAYASSALGRRAGYEDALREAGLPAFVLPSTFSMESGEDAGRALLALDPRPTAVFAVNDNTAVGLLSAVQRAGVRVPDELSVVGYNDIPLAARLPVPLTTIRVPFTEIAGAAVDLLIDAGAGVPATTRRFAPTLIPRGTTLRVG, from the coding sequence ATGAGCGAGCGAACACCGGAGAGCACCCGAGAGCCGGGGGCTCGTCCGACGATCAGCGACGTCGCGCTGGCGGCCGGCGTCAGCAAGTCGACGGTCTCGCGCGCGCTCAACCCCGAGCACCGGTTCTTCCGCAGCCCGTCGGCGGCGCGGATCCGCGAGATCGCCGAGGGCGTGGGCTACGAGCCGAACCCGGTCGCGGCCAACCTGCGGCGCCGGCAGACCAACACGTTCGGTGTGCTCGTGCCGCGCCTGACTGACACGGTGATGGCGATGTTCTACGAGGAGGTCGCCTCGGCGTGCACGCGCCGCGGCTACCACGCGCTGGTCGCGACCTCGCACGACGAGCCGGAGCTGGAACGCGAGAACGGCCGGATGCTGCTCGGCCGCCGGGTCGACGGCCTGATCCTCACCACCGCGCGCACCGAAGGCGGCTTCTGCCAGGAACTGCTCGAACGCGCGGTGCCGCACGTGCTGGCGATGCGCACGTTCGGCGACAGCGCGGCCGCCGTGGGCGACGACCGCCTCGGCGGTTACCTCGCCACGCGGCACCTCCTGGACCTCGGGCACCGCCGGATCGCGCTGGTCGCGGGCCCGGCCTACGCCTCCAGCGCGCTCGGCCGCCGCGCCGGGTACGAGGACGCGTTGCGCGAAGCCGGGTTGCCCGCGTTCGTCTTGCCCTCGACCTTCAGCATGGAGAGCGGCGAGGACGCCGGGCGTGCCCTGCTCGCCCTCGACCCGCGCCCGACCGCCGTCTTCGCCGTGAACGACAACACCGCCGTCGGGCTGCTCTCGGCTGTGCAGCGCGCCGGCGTGCGGGTGCCCGACGAGCTGTCCGTGGTGGGGTACAACGACATTCCCCTCGCGGCCCGCCTGCCGGTGCCGCTCACCACGATCCGGGTCCCGTTCACGGAGATCGCCGGCGCGGCCGTGGACCTGCTGATCGACGCGGGCGCAGGCGTGCCGGCCACCACGCGCCGGTTCGCGCCGACGTTGATCCCGCGGGGCACCACGCTGCGAGTGGGGTGA
- the murC gene encoding UDP-N-acetylmuramate--L-alanine ligase, whose protein sequence is MNELTVRDLGHVYLIGIGGVGMSGLAEILLRHGAPVSGSEVGDRPALASLEERGATVHRRHSPGHLWNADTVVYSTAIPDDHVELAEARDRGLPLLHRSEALAAVLTGRRAIAVAGTHGKTTTTAMITVALRAGGADPSYVIGGDVRTLGAGGLGSGEYFVVEADESDRSFFAYMPEVAVVTNIDSDHLDTYGDVDGLQQAFLDFCRRVRPGGFVVTNADDERCRRVAAALRAEGRTVYTYGEANGADLVVVGLSSVSTGIRYDAVLDGALVGAVHVPVVGRHLGLNSAAALLVAQRLGIPGAARGLRRFPGVRRRFELRGVARGVRVYDDYACHHTSMAASLTALRSVAQEHRLLVVCQPNRGYRVRQFLGEMAESLSRADQAVVLPVFGPGETVSAGCDGEALTAAIPLPEKDKVYARSGSVACAEVVRRVRRGDVVVTIGSPEMAMLAGRIVEALHEG, encoded by the coding sequence ATGAACGAGCTGACCGTGCGGGACCTGGGCCACGTGTATCTGATCGGCATCGGCGGGGTGGGGATGTCGGGTCTCGCGGAGATCCTGCTGCGCCACGGGGCGCCGGTGAGCGGCAGCGAGGTGGGCGACCGGCCGGCCCTGGCGTCACTGGAGGAGCGCGGCGCCACCGTGCACCGCCGGCACTCGCCCGGGCACCTCTGGAACGCCGACACCGTGGTGTACTCGACCGCGATCCCCGACGACCACGTGGAGCTCGCCGAGGCCCGGGATCGCGGGCTGCCGCTGCTGCACCGGTCCGAGGCGCTCGCGGCGGTGCTGACGGGCCGCCGGGCGATCGCGGTCGCGGGCACCCACGGCAAGACGACCACCACCGCGATGATCACGGTCGCACTGCGCGCCGGCGGGGCCGACCCGTCCTACGTGATCGGCGGGGACGTCCGCACGCTCGGCGCCGGCGGCCTCGGCTCGGGGGAGTACTTCGTGGTCGAGGCCGACGAGAGCGACCGCTCGTTCTTCGCCTACATGCCCGAGGTCGCCGTGGTCACGAACATCGACTCCGACCACCTCGACACCTACGGCGATGTCGACGGCTTGCAGCAGGCGTTCCTCGACTTCTGCCGCCGCGTGCGCCCCGGTGGCTTCGTGGTGACCAACGCCGATGACGAGCGGTGCCGCCGGGTCGCCGCGGCGCTGCGGGCGGAAGGCCGGACCGTGTACACCTACGGCGAGGCCAACGGCGCCGACCTCGTCGTGGTGGGGCTTTCGTCGGTGAGCACGGGGATCCGCTACGACGCCGTGCTCGACGGCGCCCTCGTCGGCGCGGTGCACGTGCCGGTGGTGGGCAGGCACCTCGGCCTCAACTCCGCGGCCGCTCTGCTCGTCGCGCAGCGCCTGGGCATCCCCGGTGCGGCGCGTGGCTTGCGCCGGTTTCCCGGCGTGCGTAGGCGGTTCGAGCTCCGCGGTGTCGCGCGTGGCGTGCGGGTGTACGACGACTACGCGTGCCACCACACGTCGATGGCCGCTTCGCTGACGGCGTTGCGGTCGGTCGCGCAGGAGCATCGGCTGCTCGTGGTGTGTCAGCCCAACCGCGGCTACCGGGTGCGGCAGTTCCTCGGCGAGATGGCCGAGTCGCTGAGCCGGGCCGACCAGGCGGTGGTGCTGCCGGTCTTCGGCCCCGGCGAGACCGTCTCGGCGGGTTGTGACGGCGAGGCGCTCACGGCCGCGATTCCGTTACCGGAGAAGGACAAGGTGTATGCCAGGTCCGGTTCCGTCGCGTGTGCGGAGGTGGTCCGGCGCGTGCGGCGGGGCGACGTCGTCGTGACCATCGGGTCGCCCGAGATGGCGATGCTCGCGGGCCGCATCGTCGAGGCGCTGCACGAGGGCTGA
- a CDS encoding FUSC family protein has translation MNVLARGGGLLVVILVVVGGTAGLGAVLGLGGTMILAGLTSLFCFIAANGGPLVPDLKLLAAFAPALVIGAAGPRLLGQVSPGAAIALLVLVVFCAALLPALGARYVTVGLGLGMSSVFGYGFQLTGTASVVQILGAPALAIGVVFVLRLLTGLGDPGKPTRVALADALAGPDRQSAERAVRLWLADRPLRWQARVVAAGLRCHGTAAVLRDRLRVLDEDQAAAVTAVLDAVHVALDHLAEAVRAEPLDPAGVPEFERVGSAVDLPGDTRVLIGDLWTALDAVCDAVSARDESLVGFPRHIVRTALRREAAGALSWHSAQLRHAVRCAVGMLLAVVIASLRPGDPLTVSFLMTTFAIMQPEWRDTLARVWQRVAGSVAGAVVLVLALWLLPHSALLPLGLVALLAGFPFVHAQPMVSNGCIVLMSVSVNAVTKHLDPDATLAEYVLLVALAVAIALLFGFAVVPGVPKPPVAQRFSDATAAMGELLGSVAARLRGEPGGDARGRPALPHGRAHLPGPARARAGQPRPGLRAARRPRPVRGRPARPRGVGRRDAPAPHRFGRAGRFHRRRRRGADHRRAAARAAGPAGRGGAAARRSGPRRRAADQPRARGPDPGVNAIHFLRRNSRQP, from the coding sequence GTGAACGTTCTGGCGCGCGGCGGCGGTTTGCTCGTCGTGATCCTGGTGGTCGTCGGCGGCACGGCCGGGCTCGGGGCGGTGCTCGGCCTCGGCGGCACGATGATCCTCGCCGGGCTGACATCGTTGTTCTGCTTCATCGCGGCCAACGGCGGCCCGCTCGTGCCGGACCTCAAGCTGCTGGCGGCGTTCGCACCGGCGCTGGTGATCGGCGCGGCCGGGCCGCGGCTGCTGGGACAGGTCTCGCCCGGCGCGGCGATCGCGTTGCTCGTGCTTGTGGTGTTCTGCGCCGCGCTGCTGCCGGCCCTCGGCGCGCGGTACGTGACCGTGGGCCTCGGGCTCGGGATGTCGTCGGTGTTCGGCTACGGCTTCCAGCTCACCGGCACGGCGAGTGTGGTGCAGATCCTCGGCGCGCCCGCGCTGGCCATCGGTGTGGTGTTCGTGCTGCGGCTGCTCACGGGTCTGGGCGACCCGGGCAAGCCGACCCGCGTCGCGCTGGCCGACGCGCTGGCCGGCCCGGACCGTCAGAGCGCCGAACGCGCCGTGCGGCTGTGGCTGGCCGACCGGCCGCTGCGCTGGCAGGCGCGGGTGGTCGCGGCGGGGCTGCGCTGCCACGGCACGGCGGCGGTGCTGCGCGACCGGCTACGGGTGCTCGACGAGGACCAGGCGGCGGCCGTCACAGCCGTGCTCGACGCCGTCCACGTGGCGCTCGACCACCTTGCGGAAGCGGTGCGCGCCGAGCCTCTCGACCCGGCCGGCGTGCCGGAGTTCGAGCGCGTCGGCTCTGCCGTCGACCTGCCCGGCGACACCCGCGTGCTGATCGGCGACCTGTGGACGGCGCTCGACGCCGTGTGCGACGCCGTCTCGGCCCGCGACGAGTCCCTCGTGGGCTTCCCCCGCCACATCGTGCGCACGGCGTTGCGCCGCGAAGCCGCCGGCGCGTTGTCGTGGCACTCGGCCCAGCTGCGCCACGCCGTGCGGTGCGCGGTGGGCATGCTGCTGGCCGTCGTGATCGCGTCGCTGCGCCCGGGTGACCCGCTCACGGTGTCCTTCCTGATGACGACGTTCGCGATCATGCAGCCCGAATGGCGCGACACGCTGGCGAGGGTCTGGCAGCGCGTCGCCGGTTCGGTGGCCGGCGCGGTGGTGCTCGTGCTCGCGCTGTGGCTGCTGCCGCACTCGGCACTGCTACCGCTGGGGCTCGTCGCGCTGCTCGCCGGGTTCCCGTTCGTGCATGCGCAGCCCATGGTGTCCAACGGGTGCATCGTCCTGATGAGCGTGAGCGTCAACGCCGTCACCAAACACCTCGACCCCGACGCGACGCTCGCGGAGTACGTGCTGCTCGTGGCGCTCGCCGTCGCGATCGCGCTGCTGTTCGGGTTCGCCGTCGTGCCGGGCGTGCCGAAACCCCCGGTGGCGCAACGCTTTTCCGACGCGACCGCGGCGATGGGCGAGCTGCTCGGGTCCGTCGCAGCGCGCCTGCGCGGAGAACCAGGCGGCGACGCGCGAGGTCGGCCCGCGCTTCCGCACGGCCGTGCGCACCTACCAGGACCTGCTCGCGCCCGAGCCGGGCAGCCGAGGCCCGGACTCCGCGCAGCGCGACGCCCTCGACCAGTCCGTGGAAGGCCTGCGCGGCCTCGCGGCGTCGGCCGGCGCGATGCTCCAGCGCCGCACCGGTTCGGCCGAGCTGGCCGGTTTCACCGCCGACGCCGCCGCGGCGCTGACCACCGGCGCGCCGCCGCCCGTGCGGCCGGACCTGCCGGACGAGGAGGAGCGGCTGCTCGCCGATCTGGTCCTCGCCGACGTGCTGCGGATCAGCCACGGGCGCGCGGTCCTGACCCCGGCGTGAATGCGATTCATTTTCTGCGAAGGAATTCGCGGCAACCCTAA